In the Actinomycetota bacterium genome, TACCCCGACGACTCGCCCGAGGCGATGAAGGCCGAAGCTGAAGAGTTCGGCTACACCTTCCCCTACCTGGTCGACGAGGACCAGAGCGTGGCGAAGGCTTTCCGCGCCGCCTGCACGCCGGACCTGTTCCTGTTCGACGGCGAGGGCAAACTGGCCTACCGGGGCCAGTTCGACTCCAGCCGGCCGAAGAACAACGAGCCGGTGACCGGCGCCGACCTGATGGCCGCCGCCGAGGCGGTGCTGGAGGGGCGTCCCGTGCCCGAGGACCAGCGACCGAGCATCGGCTGCAACATCAAGTGGAAGCCCGGCAACGAGCCGGATTACTTCGGGTAATCGATTGCGCTTACCCGGGCCCCGGCTTCGTAAGGGTCTGGGCATCGCGGCCGTCGCCGGAATTGTTCTGCTGGCGGTGATCCAGCTGGTCCCCTACGGCCGGGACCACACCAACCCGCCCGTTGTGCGGGAGCCCAACTGGGACACGCCGCTGACCGCCAACTTGGTCGACCGGGCCTGCTACGACTGCCACAGCAACCAGACCCGCTGGCCCTGGTACTCGAATGTCGCCCCGATGTCCTGGTTCGTCTACCGCGATGTGATCGCCGGCCGGGAGGAGCTGAACTTCTCCGAGATGGGCCGGGACGACAACGAGACGGACAAGGCGGCCGAAACCGTGGAAGACGGCGAGATGCCGCCGTTCCGATACGAGGTCAACCACCCGGAGGCCCGCCTGGACGACACCGAGCGGCAGGCCCTGATCCGCGGCCTGCAGGAGACGCTGGAACTCTCTCAATCGGCTGTGGGCACAGACGACTGACGGTGGTATCTTCGGAATATGTGCCGGAGCATCAAGAAGCTGCGCAACCCGGAAGAGCCCGCTACCCCCGACGAGATCCAGGCGGCCGCCCTTCAGTTCGTCCGTAAGATCAGCGGCTACCCCAGGCCCTCGACCGCCAACAGCGCGGTCTTCTACGGGGCGGTCAAGGAGATCACCGAGTCGGCTGAGCGGCTGCTGGACGGCCTCGTAAGCCGGCCCGCTCCGCAGCCCCCCCACCCCGAGCCCCAGGCGGTTTCCCAGGGCTAGAAGTTTTTTCAAGTTGGGTGGCTTTTTCGGCATCTTTCACAATTCTCCGAGGATAGACTCCCGGACACGATGGCTAAGAAGCGGACGGTCTTCTCCACCTCGCTGGTCGCTGCGATCGCGCTCGTCGCGGGCGTCGCCGGCCTGGTGGCAGGGCGGGCCACCGGCACCGCTACCACGGGCGGGGGCGGCGGCGACGGCGGAGCGGCCAGCGGCAAACGTATCGACGTCATCATCAAAGCCAGCGACTCCTCCTTCTGGCAGGTCATGCTCGCCGGCGCCAAGCAGGCGGGCGACGACTTCGGAATCGGCGTATCCACCTTCGGCCCGACCTCCGAGACCAACATCGACGAGCAGGTCCAGCTGGTCGAGAACTCCATCTCCCGGGGCGCCGACGGCATGGTCATTGCCGCCAACTCCTCCTCCGCTCTCAACTCGGCAATCGACCGTGCCCGGGCCGCCGGCATCAAGGTGATCACGGTCGACACCCGTGTCACCACCGAGTCCGAGGCGTTCATCGGGACCGACAACGTCAAGGCCGGGGTGCAGGCCGGTGAGAAGATGTGCGAGTTCCTGAAGGGGCTGGGCCAGAGCAGCGGGGCTGTGCTGGTCGAGTCGTCCGTGGCCGGCATCCAGTCGCTCGTCGACCGCGAGTCCGGTTTCCGGCAGGGCCTGGCAACCGGCTGCCCGAACATCGACGCTTCACTGCAGCGGTACAACAACAACGACATCAACACCGCGGCCTCTCAGGTCAACGACGCCCTGACCGCCAACCCGAACCTACGCGGCGTCTTCGCTGCAAACAACACCTCGGGGATCGGGGCCGCCCGGGCGGTCCAGGACAACAACGCCGCCGATCGCATCCCGGTGGTCGCCTTCGACTCCGACCCGCAGGAGAACGCGGCCCTCGAGGCCGAGACCATCGACGCCCTGGTGGTCCAGAACCCCTACTTCTTCGGCTACCAGGGGGTGGTGCTGGCCGCCATGGCGACGGTCGACCGCATCCCACCCCGGGAGATCGACCCGGGGGCAGTCGTGGCGACGAAGGAGAACATGACCGAACCCGAGGTACTGGCGCTCCTGGAGCCGCCCACCGCCGAAGCGGACGCGTGAGCGAGGCGGGAAGCGACCGAACCCCGGTTCTGGAGTTGAAGGACGTCTCGAAGGCGTTCGGGCCGGTCCAGGCATTAAGCAACGTCTCGCTGACGCTGTACCCGGGCCAGGTCCACTGCCTGGCGGGTGAAAACGGCGCAGGGAAGTCGACGCTGATCAAGGTGCTCACCGGAGCGATCACCCGGGACTCGGGAACCTTCGAGATCGAGGGCAAGCCGGTCACCACGCCAACCCCGGCCGCCCTCCGGGCTGCGGGGGTCCAGGCGGTGTACCAGGAGCTCAGCCTCCTCCCCCACCTCTCGGTCGAGGAGAACCTGTTCATGGGCCGGCTTCCATCGGCCAGAGGGTTGCTGAAGAGGGGCGAGCTGACCAAACGAGCCGCCAAGGCGCTGGCCGAGGTTGGGCTGACCGACCTGGACCCCGGCACCCTGGTCGAGCGCCTCCCGGCCGCGACGAAGCAGCTGGTGGAGATCGCCAAGGTCCTGACGGCCGAGACCGTGAAGGTGATCGTCTTCGACGAGCCGACCACCGCCCTCACCGAGGAGGAGTCGGCCCGCCTGCTGGACCACATCCGCCGCCTGAGGGAGCGCGGGGTCGCGATGCTCTACATCACGCACCGCCTGGAGGAGATGTTCGCCATCGGAGACTGGGTGACGATCCTGCGGGACGGCGGCCTGTCGCAGTCCGGTCCGATGAGCGGCTACGACGAGAACCGCCTGATCACCGCGATGGTGGGCAGGGAGATCAGCTCCCTCTACCCGCCGTCTGCCGAGTCCACCAAAACTCCGGTCCTCAAGGTCAGCAACCTCCGCCGGGTCGCCGGCGGCCCTGCGATCAGCTTCGAGCTGAACCAGGGCGAGATTCTGGGGATCGGCGGGCTGCTGGGTTCGGGTCGGAGCGAGCTGCTCTTGTCGATCTTCGGCGCCGACCCGATCGTAGAGGGGGAGATCGAGGTCGCCGGCAAGAAGGTTCAGCCCCGGGGGCCTAGGACGATGATGAGCGCGGGCATCGGGCTGCTCACCGAGGACCGCAAGGTCCTGGGCATCCTTCCGCAGCTGTCGATCCGGGAGAACGTCACGATCGCCAGCCTGCGCCGCGGGTCCCGCAAAGGCCTGCTGCCGGGCAAGGAGCAGGCGGACGAGGCAGACCGTCTCCTGGACAGCCTGCGCCTCAGGGCCGGCTCCTACGAGCAGCCGGTCTCCACCCTCTCCGGCGGCAACCAGCAGAAGGTCCTGCTCGCCCGCTGGCTCCTCACCAAGCCCAAGGTGCTGGTGTTCGACGAGCCGACGAAGGGCATCGACGTGGGGGCCAAGGGTGAGATCTACAAGATCATCGGCGACCTGGCGGCAAGCGGGCTGGGCATCATCGTCGTCTCCTCCTACCTGCCCGAGCTGCTGGGCCTCGCCGACCGCGTCCTGGTGCTGCGTGGGGGCGCCGTCAGCGGCGAGCTGGGCCGGGCGGCATCGGAGGAAGACGTTCTGCGACTGGCAAGCGGCCGGGGGCAGCCCGCCGGGGAGGTGGCCTAAGTGAAGTTGATGTGGCGTGAAGACATCCCTACTACAACCATCCGTTCCCGGCCCACCGAAACCACAGTCGAGATCCAGGGCGAGAAGGTCCCGGGAGGCGCCGAGGACGTCGAATCCGCCGAGGCCGCCCCTGTAACCCCGTCCGGCCACCGGGTTCTCCGGCTCTCGGACATCGCCGGCCGGGAGAGTGGCGGCCTGATGGTGCTGCTGGTGGCGGTCGGCGCCCTGACCCTGGCCAGCGAGGAGTTCCTGACCGCCAGCAACCTGTCCAACCTCGCCCGCCAGGTAGCGATCTTCGGCATCCTCGCCGTCGGCCAGCTTCTGGTGATCCTCACCTCCGGAATCGACCTTTCCGTCGGCTCGGTGCTGGGCCTGTCGGGCGCGGTGACCGCCCAGCTGCTGGTAGCCGGCGTGCCGGTTCCGATCGCGATAGTCGTCGGCATCCTCCTGGGCGGGGCTCTGGGCCTCGTCAACGGCCTGCTGGTCACCAAGGCGAAGCTTCCGCCGTTCATCGCAACCCTGGGTATGCTCGGCATAGCCCGGGGGGCGGTCCTGGTCATCACCAAGGCGAACACCATCCAGCCGCTTCCCGAGGGGTTCCAAGAGATTGCGAACGGGACGATATTCGGCATCCCCAACCTGCTCCTCATCGCCGCGGTGGTCACCGTCGCCGTCCACTTCGTCCTCACCAGGACCGTGTTCGGGCGCTACATCTACGCCGTGGGGTCCAACCCGGAGTCGGCCCGGCTGGCCGGTGTGCCGGTCAGGCTGGTGCTGGTCTCCGTCTACGCCATCTGCAGCCTCCTGGCGGGACTGGGGGGTGTCCTGCTGGCTTCCCGGCTGGGTGCCGGCATCCCAACTGCGGGGACCGGGTTCGAGCTGCAGGCCATCGCGGCCTGCGTGATCGGCGGCGCCAGCCTTTTCGGTGCCAAGGGCAGCGCACTCGGCGCCGCCGCAGGCGCGCTGATCATGGGCGTGCTGACCAACGGCGGGAACCTGCTCAACATCCAGGCGTTTTACCTGCAGATCGCGATCGGCGTCCTGATCCTGGTGGCGGTCGGGTTCGACCAGCTGAACAGCCGCTCCTCCGCCCACTCATGAGGGTGCCGGTCTGACCGCGACGCCCCGTCCCCTCTACGGCGGGATCGAGCTGGGCGGCACGAAGGTGATCTGCTGCGCCGGCCACTCGGGCGAGGAGATCGTCGACTCCGATCGGAGCCCCACCTCGACCCCGGACCAGACGATGCGCTGGGCCGTGGGGCGCCTGGAGGCGTTTCAGCAGGAGCACGGCCATCTGGACGGCATCGGGATCGCCGCCTTCGGGCCCATCGACCTTCTGCCCTCCTCCCCGACCTACGGGAGGCTGCTCAACACCCCGAAGGCCCAGTGGTCCGGCGCAGGCGTCATCGACCCGGTCAGGCGGTCGTTCGACGTGCCCATCGGCCTGGCCTCCGACGTCGAGGGGGCCGCTCTGGCCGAGGGCCTGTACGGCGCCGCCCGGGGGGCGGGGACATTTGTCTACATCACGATCGGCACCGGGATCGGGGCCGGGGTGATAACGAACGGCCGGCCGGTCCGGGGGGTTCTGCACCCCGAGATTGGGCACATCCCGGTCCCCCGGCAGCCGGGCGACGCCTTCCCCGGCGGCTGCCCGTTCCACAGCGACTGCCTCGAGGGTATGGCCAGCGGCCCGGCCATGGCCGGACGGTGGGGACGGCCGGCCGAGGAGATGTCCGGCGCTCTGCGGGACAAGGCGATGTCGATGGAGGCTGCGTACCTCGCTGCGGGTTTGAGGACGATAGTCCTGGCCTTCGCCCCCGAGCTGGTGGTGGTAGGCGGCGGGCTGGGGTTGACGCCCGGCCTGCTGCCCAGGCTGCGCAACGCGCTGGAGGCGAGCCTGGGGGGATATCCCGGGCTCGACACGTTCACCAGGCCCGGCTTTCTCCGGGCGGCCAAGCTGGGTGGAATGGCCGGTCCGGGCGGCGCCCTGGTGCTCGCGCAGCGGGCTCACCGGCATAATCCCCGCGCCGAAGCGCCGGTTGGAGAATAATGCGAGACCTTGGTTTTGCGTTCCCGGCACCGAAAGGACGACAATTTCCCACATGAATGAAGAAGAGCGTTTTCAGGCCTACCTGATGAGCAAGGACCCGCAGGGAAGGCCCGTGTGGGCACCCGACCCGAATGAGGTCGTCAAACCGCCGATGAACGAGCGGCCGATGATGAACTTCATCAAGGCATTCCTCCACATCGGCGACCGCCCCTACTAGTCGTCGATCGCCTGGTAGACCGAAGTCCAGAAGTCCTCGTAGATCCCTGAGGGGAACACCTCCACCTGGGTCATGAGCAGGGCGTGCAGGTTCTCGGTGGGGTCGGCGTACCAGGACGTCCCGGTGCCCCCGTCCCAGCCGAAGCGCCCGGGGACCGACGCAATGTCGTCCCGGCGGGTGACAATCGAGACCCCGAACCCCCAACCCCGGTTGTCCCAGAACCCCGGGAAGAACGGCGATGCGGCCTTCTGCGCCCGGGTGATGTGGTCCGTGGTCATCGTCTCGACGCTCGGCCTCGCCAGCAGGCGCCCGCCCGGGCAGCGGCCGTTGTCGAGCATCATCTGTCCGAACTTCGTGTAGTCCTGGGCGGTCGACGCCAGCTCCATTCGCCCGATCCAGCCGCCGTCCTTCAGGTCGTCTTTGTTGGCCTTCAGCTTCCCGGCCGACTGGCTGAACCGGTAGGAGCCGGCCAGTCGCTCCATCTTGGCTTCGGGGACCGTGAAGCTTGTGTCGGGCATCTCCAGGGGGTCGAATATGCGATCCCTGAGGAAGTCCTCCAGCGACATGCCCGAAGCCCGGGACATCAGCACCCCGAGCACCGCAAACGAGGTGTTGTACATCCACTTCTCTCCCGGCTGCGCCATCAGCGGGAGCGACCCCAGGCGGCGGATCCACTCGTCGGGCTCCAGGGCGGAGTTCTCCGGTCCGATGGTGCCTATCTCCTGCTCGACGACCGCCTCGACGATCGGGAAGTGGTCGGAGGGCTCCATGATGCTGCCGAATCCCATGCGCTGGGTGAGCAGGTCCCTCAGGGTGATCGGCCGCTCTGCCGGCACGGTGTACTCCAGCGGGCCGTCGATGAGCTTGAGGACCTTGCGGTCGGCCATCTCGGGGAGCAGCCGGTCGACGGGCTCGTCCAGACCCAGCTTGCACTCCTCCACGAGGATCATGGCCCCGACTGCGAACACCGGCTTGCTGAGCGAGGCGATGCGGAAGATGGTGTCGCTGGCCATGGGGCCGCCGTCCAGCGAT is a window encoding:
- a CDS encoding DUF2277 domain-containing protein — translated: MCRSIKKLRNPEEPATPDEIQAAALQFVRKISGYPRPSTANSAVFYGAVKEITESAERLLDGLVSRPAPQPPHPEPQAVSQG
- a CDS encoding thioredoxin family protein: MVSVNSTMMPLGSEMPPFELPDPTGQTVAGSSFQGTPLLVMFICNHCPYVKHIRPRLAEVTKDLAGRGLAVVGINSNDSELYPDDSPEAMKAEAEEFGYTFPYLVDEDQSVAKAFRAACTPDLFLFDGEGKLAYRGQFDSSRPKNNEPVTGADLMAAAEAVLEGRPVPEDQRPSIGCNIKWKPGNEPDYFG
- a CDS encoding heme-binding domain-containing protein, whose product is MRLPGPRLRKGLGIAAVAGIVLLAVIQLVPYGRDHTNPPVVREPNWDTPLTANLVDRACYDCHSNQTRWPWYSNVAPMSWFVYRDVIAGREELNFSEMGRDDNETDKAAETVEDGEMPPFRYEVNHPEARLDDTERQALIRGLQETLELSQSAVGTDD
- a CDS encoding ABC transporter substrate-binding protein, with protein sequence MAKKRTVFSTSLVAAIALVAGVAGLVAGRATGTATTGGGGGDGGAASGKRIDVIIKASDSSFWQVMLAGAKQAGDDFGIGVSTFGPTSETNIDEQVQLVENSISRGADGMVIAANSSSALNSAIDRARAAGIKVITVDTRVTTESEAFIGTDNVKAGVQAGEKMCEFLKGLGQSSGAVLVESSVAGIQSLVDRESGFRQGLATGCPNIDASLQRYNNNDINTAASQVNDALTANPNLRGVFAANNTSGIGAARAVQDNNAADRIPVVAFDSDPQENAALEAETIDALVVQNPYFFGYQGVVLAAMATVDRIPPREIDPGAVVATKENMTEPEVLALLEPPTAEADA
- a CDS encoding serine hydrolase domain-containing protein, translated to MHDVMSGYVERGDLPGLVTMVSRRGETHFDALGSKSLDGGPMASDTIFRIASLSKPVFAVGAMILVEECKLGLDEPVDRLLPEMADRKVLKLIDGPLEYTVPAERPITLRDLLTQRMGFGSIMEPSDHFPIVEAVVEQEIGTIGPENSALEPDEWIRRLGSLPLMAQPGEKWMYNTSFAVLGVLMSRASGMSLEDFLRDRIFDPLEMPDTSFTVPEAKMERLAGSYRFSQSAGKLKANKDDLKDGGWIGRMELASTAQDYTKFGQMMLDNGRCPGGRLLARPSVETMTTDHITRAQKAASPFFPGFWDNRGWGFGVSIVTRRDDIASVPGRFGWDGGTGTSWYADPTENLHALLMTQVEVFPSGIYEDFWTSVYQAIDD
- a CDS encoding ROK family protein, whose protein sequence is MELGGTKVICCAGHSGEEIVDSDRSPTSTPDQTMRWAVGRLEAFQQEHGHLDGIGIAAFGPIDLLPSSPTYGRLLNTPKAQWSGAGVIDPVRRSFDVPIGLASDVEGAALAEGLYGAARGAGTFVYITIGTGIGAGVITNGRPVRGVLHPEIGHIPVPRQPGDAFPGGCPFHSDCLEGMASGPAMAGRWGRPAEEMSGALRDKAMSMEAAYLAAGLRTIVLAFAPELVVVGGGLGLTPGLLPRLRNALEASLGGYPGLDTFTRPGFLRAAKLGGMAGPGGALVLAQRAHRHNPRAEAPVGE
- a CDS encoding sugar ABC transporter ATP-binding protein yields the protein MSEAGSDRTPVLELKDVSKAFGPVQALSNVSLTLYPGQVHCLAGENGAGKSTLIKVLTGAITRDSGTFEIEGKPVTTPTPAALRAAGVQAVYQELSLLPHLSVEENLFMGRLPSARGLLKRGELTKRAAKALAEVGLTDLDPGTLVERLPAATKQLVEIAKVLTAETVKVIVFDEPTTALTEEESARLLDHIRRLRERGVAMLYITHRLEEMFAIGDWVTILRDGGLSQSGPMSGYDENRLITAMVGREISSLYPPSAESTKTPVLKVSNLRRVAGGPAISFELNQGEILGIGGLLGSGRSELLLSIFGADPIVEGEIEVAGKKVQPRGPRTMMSAGIGLLTEDRKVLGILPQLSIRENVTIASLRRGSRKGLLPGKEQADEADRLLDSLRLRAGSYEQPVSTLSGGNQQKVLLARWLLTKPKVLVFDEPTKGIDVGAKGEIYKIIGDLAASGLGIIVVSSYLPELLGLADRVLVLRGGAVSGELGRAASEEDVLRLASGRGQPAGEVA
- a CDS encoding ABC transporter permease: MWREDIPTTTIRSRPTETTVEIQGEKVPGGAEDVESAEAAPVTPSGHRVLRLSDIAGRESGGLMVLLVAVGALTLASEEFLTASNLSNLARQVAIFGILAVGQLLVILTSGIDLSVGSVLGLSGAVTAQLLVAGVPVPIAIVVGILLGGALGLVNGLLVTKAKLPPFIATLGMLGIARGAVLVITKANTIQPLPEGFQEIANGTIFGIPNLLLIAAVVTVAVHFVLTRTVFGRYIYAVGSNPESARLAGVPVRLVLVSVYAICSLLAGLGGVLLASRLGAGIPTAGTGFELQAIAACVIGGASLFGAKGSALGAAAGALIMGVLTNGGNLLNIQAFYLQIAIGVLILVAVGFDQLNSRSSAHS